A single window of Selenomonas sputigena DNA harbors:
- a CDS encoding phospholipase D-like domain-containing protein — protein MNTVKSDVANGTTNAVSMLKQSCSELSDAHCDDVIGTIIDAMNMSEADKVSLVVTAPPSFSINARTTMNVVQSMINGAERNILITGYSLSSYFSELVDTIVLKSQRGVFVKFFVNDIDKQLGFEKILRYKGRFLKIYNYHQEDDKMAALHAKVISVDQQQTLITSANLSYHGQQGNIELGTLIESKQIAKQIDDVFTKMIFSKVFSEV, from the coding sequence TTGAATACGGTCAAAAGCGATGTGGCAAATGGAACGACTAATGCCGTATCAATGCTGAAGCAAAGTTGCTCGGAATTATCCGATGCGCATTGCGATGATGTCATAGGAACGATTATCGATGCTATGAATATGTCTGAGGCAGATAAGGTATCGCTCGTGGTCACGGCACCGCCGTCTTTTTCTATCAATGCGAGAACCACAATGAATGTGGTTCAGTCGATGATAAATGGAGCAGAAAGAAACATCCTGATCACGGGGTACTCCTTATCCTCATATTTCTCGGAACTGGTCGATACAATCGTTCTTAAAAGCCAGCGAGGGGTATTTGTGAAATTCTTTGTAAACGATATTGATAAGCAGCTCGGATTCGAAAAGATACTTCGGTACAAAGGACGATTCCTGAAAATATATAACTACCATCAGGAAGATGATAAGATGGCTGCGCTTCATGCAAAGGTTATTTCCGTTGACCAGCAGCAGACCTTAATAACATCTGCGAACTTATCCTATCACGGACAGCAGGGCAACATTGAGCTTGGGACACTTATAGAATCAAAGCAAATTGCAAAGCAGATAGACGATGTTTTTACCAAGATGATTTTTTCAAAAGTATTCAGTGAGGTATAA
- the drmB gene encoding DUF1998 domain-containing protein, with amino-acid sequence MAFDNNKLGELRPNQIITTFGPGSVVDAVKDSVTILDISYWKQKGQKIIDGRLASYLGVDCFYMPRTSFSGDVPVVTFPYWHVCSNLKCGKLFDARKYFDLDKYLKYGVTCPECHRAAYPSRFITICEDGHMADFPWKWWVHRGESDCNGTLKMYSTGNTSTLADMWVECSCSAKRSMSGATQRDNFDGVACPGHHPFRPNVKNHKCNKPLIPSQRGASNVYFAVSRSAISIPPWINPLYNLIDEHLRDIELAKQLMGDEGITKIYEMYFSAYSRDEFNDALERRMSNIKEFTEIKQMEYNAITHHNDPAYESNKKHFKAEEDALPRYLQKYFSRIIRVTRLREVRVLLGFTRVDAPDPDADEQPNVVALSKGKQERWLPAAEVNGEGIFIEFNKDMLAAWFNSPAVNGLSEKYSDSYREFCESKGWTIAVVKNAVYVLMHTFAHLMIKQMSMSSGYSSSAIRERIYFGDKMAGILLYTGSSDKEGSLGGLVELGTIDQMTNLMRNAFQEALVCTNDPECMSNLPAGKNSNGAACHSCCMISETACENGNRMLDRGLVVPIPGREECSYFKELVGDLCQVEI; translated from the coding sequence ATGGCTTTTGATAATAATAAACTTGGAGAGTTACGTCCAAACCAAATCATAACCACCTTTGGCCCCGGCTCGGTAGTCGATGCGGTAAAGGACTCGGTTACGATTCTTGACATCTCCTACTGGAAACAGAAGGGACAAAAAATAATCGATGGCAGGCTTGCATCATACTTAGGCGTCGATTGCTTCTATATGCCTCGGACAAGTTTTTCAGGTGATGTTCCTGTTGTGACCTTCCCATACTGGCACGTATGCTCTAATTTAAAATGTGGCAAGTTGTTTGATGCCAGAAAATATTTTGACTTGGATAAGTATCTCAAGTATGGCGTCACTTGCCCTGAGTGCCATCGTGCAGCCTATCCGTCCCGTTTTATCACAATCTGCGAGGATGGTCACATGGCAGACTTCCCTTGGAAGTGGTGGGTACACAGAGGGGAGTCTGATTGCAATGGTACCTTAAAGATGTATTCGACGGGTAATACTTCCACTCTTGCGGATATGTGGGTAGAATGCTCCTGCAGTGCTAAACGGAGCATGAGTGGCGCAACACAACGAGATAATTTCGACGGTGTTGCCTGCCCTGGTCACCATCCGTTCAGACCGAATGTGAAAAACCATAAATGCAACAAGCCGCTCATCCCATCACAGCGGGGTGCATCTAATGTTTACTTTGCTGTGAGCAGGAGTGCAATCTCTATCCCACCGTGGATTAATCCGTTGTATAACCTGATTGATGAGCATCTGCGTGATATAGAGCTTGCAAAGCAGCTTATGGGCGATGAGGGAATAACCAAAATATACGAGATGTATTTCTCCGCTTACTCAAGGGATGAGTTTAATGATGCTCTTGAGCGTCGAATGAGCAATATCAAAGAGTTCACTGAAATTAAGCAGATGGAATACAATGCCATCACACACCACAATGACCCTGCATATGAATCAAACAAGAAGCATTTCAAAGCTGAAGAGGATGCTCTGCCTAGATATTTGCAGAAGTACTTTAGCCGTATCATCCGAGTGACCAGACTTAGAGAGGTTCGAGTCCTTCTTGGATTCACAAGAGTAGATGCGCCTGATCCGGATGCGGATGAGCAGCCGAATGTCGTAGCATTAAGCAAAGGCAAGCAGGAACGCTGGCTGCCTGCGGCGGAAGTAAATGGCGAGGGTATCTTCATAGAATTTAATAAAGATATGCTTGCGGCATGGTTCAACTCACCTGCAGTGAATGGCTTGTCGGAAAAATACTCCGATTCCTACAGAGAGTTTTGCGAGTCAAAAGGTTGGACAATCGCGGTTGTGAAAAATGCCGTTTATGTTCTGATGCACACATTTGCTCACTTAATGATTAAGCAGATGTCTATGTCATCGGGATATTCTTCTTCAGCCATTAGAGAAAGAATCTACTTTGGTGATAAAATGGCCGGCATTCTGCTCTACACAGGAAGTTCTGACAAGGAGGGTTCACTCGGCGGCTTGGTTGAACTCGGCACTATCGATCAGATGACTAATCTTATGCGGAATGCTTTTCAAGAGGCTCTTGTTTGCACGAATGACCCGGAATGCATGAGTAATTTGCCGGCTGGCAAAAACTCAAACGGCGCTGCCTGCCATTCATGCTGCATGATATCTGAAACGGCGTGCGAGAATGGAAACAGGATGCTTGATAGAGGTCTTGTTGTTCCTATTCCGGGACGTGAGGAATGCTCATACTTTAAGGAATTAGTAGGTGACTTATGTCAAGTGGAAATCTAA
- the rpmA gene encoding 50S ribosomal protein L27 produces MFKFDLQLFAHKKGVSSTRNGRDSESKRLGVKEHAGTVVTAGSILVRQRGTHFHPGHNVGIGKDDTLFAKVAGKVAFERKGRYNRQVSVYPTA; encoded by the coding sequence ATGTTTAAGTTTGATTTGCAGCTTTTCGCGCATAAGAAGGGCGTGAGCAGCACGCGCAACGGCCGTGACAGCGAGTCCAAGCGCCTCGGCGTAAAGGAGCACGCGGGCACGGTTGTGACGGCGGGCAGCATTCTCGTGCGTCAGCGCGGCACGCATTTCCATCCGGGTCACAACGTGGGCATCGGCAAGGACGATACGCTTTTTGCCAAGGTGGCGGGCAAGGTCGCTTTTGAGCGCAAGGGTCGCTACAACCGCCAGGTCAGCGTTTATCCGACGGCTTAA
- the rplU gene encoding 50S ribosomal protein L21, translated as MYAIIKTGGKQYRVAEGDVIRIEKLSAEEGEGVTFDEVLTVVDGDTVKVGRPLVEGAKVTGKVQAQGKDKKILVFKYKAKSNYRRRQGHRQPFTKVVIEKIEA; from the coding sequence ATGTACGCTATTATCAAGACCGGAGGCAAGCAGTACCGCGTTGCCGAGGGCGATGTCATCCGCATCGAGAAGCTCAGCGCCGAAGAGGGCGAGGGCGTGACGTTCGATGAGGTTCTGACGGTTGTTGACGGCGATACCGTCAAGGTCGGCCGTCCGCTCGTCGAGGGTGCGAAGGTGACGGGTAAGGTTCAGGCGCAGGGCAAGGACAAGAAGATTCTCGTCTTCAAGTACAAGGCGAAGTCGAACTACCGTCGTCGTCAGGGTCATCGTCAGCCTTTCACGAAGGTCGTTATCGAGAAGATTGAAGCTTGA
- a CDS encoding ribosomal-processing cysteine protease Prp: MIEIEIERQDGKISGCRVKGHNGEYGADIVCAGVSSIVQTALLGIGKHLHREVSYRVASGDFFLKLKEAPDDFTEAVLETMRLGLEEIGKIEPDAVKISYKER; encoded by the coding sequence ATGATCGAGATCGAGATCGAGCGTCAAGACGGGAAAATATCGGGCTGCCGGGTCAAGGGGCACAACGGCGAATATGGCGCCGACATCGTCTGTGCGGGGGTTTCCTCCATCGTGCAGACAGCTCTTCTCGGCATAGGAAAGCATCTGCATCGCGAGGTAAGCTATCGTGTCGCGAGCGGAGACTTTTTCCTGAAGCTCAAGGAAGCGCCCGACGATTTCACCGAAGCTGTGTTGGAAACAATGCGGCTGGGGTTGGAGGAGATCGGAAAGATCGAGCCCGACGCCGTAAAGATTTCATACAAAGAGAGGTGA